From one Colletotrichum destructivum chromosome 3, complete sequence genomic stretch:
- a CDS encoding Putative regulator of phospholipase D Srf1: MSTSSHPPGSSGSRDFRASVGTSSTAIDTGAPRLRGPRSLPPWIDSYETRYGAPTEDQLQLLSPPARAVQPQHNHSPNEPDRRVSKDGYVDWAGDPVLENARPRPKARLTDVFRGKGAQHGRKWDHLRTAEPVIVSAHRPATQGPPAAWRDFLQSSAYGHMEGEESEVVDVEVLDKLQPDFNKRYDETVHRDLEKASSKQRRSKTMWQRMWSLILRHYLVPLVFRLTVMLTSIVALAIAARIYQKEDAKSNTSPERAQSIVAIAVDTVAVPYIGYMLWDEYTGKPLGLRPAVQKIALILLDLFFIVFKSASTSLAFESLVFHNVEAGQVRQLSQALASFMLAGLLAWIMNFMVNIFRTVQRLGGGEDESSRDHM, translated from the exons ATGAGCACGTCCAGTCATCCGCCTGGCAGTTCTGGCTCGCGGGACTTCAGAGCATCGGTTGGCACAAGCAGCACTGCTATAGACACTGGCGCCCCACGACTGAGGGGACCGCGGTCGCTTCCCC CCTGGATCGATTCGTATGAAACACGTTACGGCGCGCCAACAGAGGACCAGCTTCAATTACTCTCACCCCCGGCTCGAGCCGTTCAGCCGCAGCATAACCACTCACCCAACGAACCAGACCGCCGCGTATCAAAAGACGGTTATGTTGACTGGGCCGGTGATCCCGTTTTGGAAAACGCCCGCCCGAGGCCCAAGGCCAGGCTTACAGACGTCTTTCGCGGCAAGGGCGCACAGCACGGTAGAAAATGGGATCACTTACGAACCGCGGAGCCCGTCATCGTCTCGGCACACAGGCCCGCAACCCAAGGCCCACCAGCAGCATGGAGAGACTTTCTCCAGTCGTCGGCCTACGGGCACATGGAAGGCGAAGAGTCGGAAGTTGTAGATGTCGAGGTGTTGGATAAGTTACAGCCCGACTTCAACAAGCGGTATGACGAAACCGTACATCGAGATCTGGAAAAGGCGTCGTCGAAGCAGCGACGATCCAAGACTATGTGGCAGAGGATGTGGTCTCTCATCCTACGTCATTACCTGGTACCCCTCGTTTTTCGACTAACCGTTATGCTCACTTCCATCGTTGCGCTGGCTATCGCGGCACGCATTTACCAAAAGGAGGATGCCAAGAGCAACACCAGCCCGGAACGCGCGCAAAGTATAGTCGCCATTGCCGTCGATACAGTCGCAGTACCATACATAGGCTACATGCTTTGGGACGAGTACACGGGTAAACCGTTAGGTCTCCGGCCCGCCGTCCAAAAGATTGCCCTCATCCTGCTGGACCTCTTCTTCATAGTGTTCAAATCCGCCAGCACATCACTGGCTTTCGAATCCCTGGTCTTCCACAATGTCGAGGCAGGCCAGGTGAGGCAACTCAGCCAGGCGTTGGCATCTTTTATGCTAGCCGGTCTGCTGGCATGGATCATGAACTTTATGGTTAATATTTTCCGTACAGTTCAGCGGCTGGGGGGCGGGGAAGACGAGAGCTCTCGCGACCACATGTAG